cttcaaagacctgaataaAGCATGCCCAAgagattgttacgcacttccggagatagacaaaaaagtcgactctctagcatcattcagatggaagtgttttctCGACTGTTACAAAGGTTATCATCAGGTCCAGATGAAGGAAGAAGACGAAGACAAAACTGCATTCCGCACAGATAAAGGCATCTTCTGCTACACTAAAATGCCCTTTGGCCTGCGCAATGCTGGCGCAACTTATCAACGATTAATGGACACAGTTTTCAAAAGCGACACCGGCAAGACAATTgaagtatacatggatgacctcgtcatcatgagccaTGAGGAAGACTCAATGCTCAACAATATTCAGCGTACATTCGACTCTCTGCGCAGCGTAAACTTAAAACTCAACCCAACTAAATGCTCCTTCGGCATGGAAAAAGGAAAATTCCTGGGCTTCATGGTCACAAGAGAGGGCTTCAAAGTAAACCCAGAAAAAGTACAGGCTATCCAGCAAATGCCCTCACCCGCAACAATAAAAGAAATGCAAAGACTCGCTGGACGCTTAGCAGCCTTGAACAGATTCTTGGCTAATCATGCGGCTAAATCTTATCCATTTATCAGTACGCTGCGAAACTGCGGGAAGAAAACCCCCTTTCAATGGACACCTGAAGCAGAAGCAGCATTCAAACAAATGAAAGAATGTTTAATTCAGCTACCAACGTTGATTGCGCCAAAAGAAAAAGAGCCACTAATCTTATACCTATCAGCAGCGGAAGTAGCGGTAGGAGCAGTATTAATGGTGGAACGAGAAAACGTTCAGACTCCAATTtactatatcagcaaaatgctcaccgGCCCAGAAACTCGTTACTCAATGATAGAAAAATTGGTTCTAGCACTAGTGCACACATCCCGACGTATGCGCAGGTATTTCTCGGGCCACGTTATCACGGTTCTCACAAATTATCATTTAGGCCAAATCTTATCAAAACCCGATGTGGCGGGAAGACTGGCTAAATGGGCCATTGAGCTGGGAGGATATAATATCTTCTACAAGCCAAGACCAGCAATCAAAGGGCAAGTTCTAGCAGACTTCGCTACTGAAGTTCCCATCGATAAAGTACAAGAATGCGAGGTAATCCAGAACCCTACACCTGTTTTCGACGACAGAGTCTGGACCTTACACACAGATGGCGCTTCCAATGATGGCGGAGCAGGAGCAGGCCTCCGATTGGTCAGTCCGGACAATCACGAGCTCACATATGCCATACGCTTAGACTTCCAAAGTACCAACAATGAAGCAGAATACGAAGCATTTTTAGCAGGCCTTCGTCTAGCGCTCAAAATGGGGGCAAGAAACCTTGAGGCCAACATTGATTCAAAACTAGTAGCCGAGCAAGTTAACGGTCACTACGATGCAAAAGGAGAAGCTATGGCATTATACCTTGAACAAGCACGGATGTTAATCAGCCAATTCCAGACATTCAGGGTTAACCATATAAACAGAAGCGAAAATAAGCACGCAGACGCGCTTAGTAAATTGGCCGCTACCAGCTTCAAGCACTTAGCAAAAGAAGTGCGCATAGAGGTACTGTATAATCCATCGATCCATCTCAAGCAAGTAAACGTTATAGAGGTCGGTAACCCATCCTGGATGTCTCCGATCATCTTATACCTACAACACGGGAAACTTCCGGAAGGAAAAGTAGAAGCCCAAAAACTCCAACACAAAGCGATAAATTACGAAATGGCGGATGGCGTCCTTTACCGAAAGTCATTCATGGGACCATTATTACGCTGTGTCGATAAAACAGATGCTCAATACCTGGTCAGAGAAATCCATGAAGGTTTATGTGGAATACACGCAGGACCGcgcatggtcgtggcaaaaataatgaacgccggatactactggccaggaATGCATATGAACGCAGTTGATTTAATAAGAAGATGCGCAGCCTGTCAACGCCATGCACCAAAGACACTCCGACCAAAAAATCCGCTAGTACCTGTCACATCCGCCTGGCCATTCCAACAATGGGGCATCGATCTTGTTGGCCCATTTCCTGACGCGCCAGGCGCAGTAAAATTCATCATTGTAgcggtcgattacttcaccaaatgggtggaagcTAAAGCCTTGGCCTCAACCACAGCAATGGTAATTcgcaaatttatatgggaacatatcaTTTGCAGGTTTGGATTACCATTGCGCATTATCTCTGACAACGGCACAAACTTCGCCTCAGTAGATCTTCAAAAGTGGTTCAAAGAAATGAAGATCGAGCATAATTTTGCTTCCGTCGCGCATCCACAAGCGAACGGTCAAGTAGAAAGTATAAACAAACAGATCGTCGACGGAATAAAAGCACGACTAGGAACAGCACGCAGAGGGTGGGTCGACGAACTCCCCAGCATCCTCTGGGCGCATCGAACAATGCCAAAAACTAGCACAGGCGAAACTCCGTTCAGTCTAGTCTATGGGTCTGAAGCCGTCATCCCAGCTGAGATTGGCTTACCATCACCACGCATGATAGCCATGGAAAAACAGAATAACGAGCACGAACGAAGATTGGATCTAGACCTCCTCGAAGAACGGCGCGAGAATGCCGCTATCACAGAGGCCAGGTACAAATCCAAACTCGAAAAATACTACAATGCGCGCGTCCGCGTATGTACATTCGTTCCGGGTGATTTCGTCTTACGCGATAATGAAGCATCAAACGCTGAGAAACCGGGCAAATTAGCGCCAagatgggaaggaccatatgtcATTAACGAGGTCCTAGGCAGGGGGCATATACTCTCAAAAGAATTGACGAGACTCTAGTCCCACGCACCGGGAACGCGCAGCAGCTGCGCAGGTGTTACATGTAGGTCAAATCATTCACAGGCAACGTATTTCCTATTTACTCCTGTATTACAAGCCTCGCGCTTTATCAATACAAAAATTATTTTCATACTTGTTTCTGTTTGTTATAAATTGCATGTAATTCTTTTGGTTTGCGCGAAAACAATATGGTAAACATTGTACACCTCATGAACAGTCTGAGAAAAGCGCAACGTAAGCGCACATTCTGGacaaacgttcacacatgagcacaataccatcTTTCATTCGCTTTACCTGATCAAAGCAATTAAAacacatgcaacatattgtaacccaaacatacaaaacaaacaaaacctaCAGGCACAGCAGTGCATCAAAAATATACATATCATCAGGCAGCATAAACAACCATTCACAACAATCACGACAGTGATTTACAAAaagttttcagaaacaaaaccaACTTAAACATCAAAAAAGAAGGGAATATACAGTTCCCAAACCTACCCTATTCAACGGTAGCATCAGCAGTCGGAACATGACCAACTCGACGATTCTGCCGACGATGATATACTAACTCGCATCCACCAGGTTGAAGCATTGGGAAACGAGCCATCAAGGCTTCAGCAGACAATGCACCGGTTTCTTCTTTAATCTCCGGTGGACATAGTTCAGAGCTAACCCCCGTCAAGGAGGAATGAACAGAAGATATCAGCTTCCCGGCTCCGGTAACTGTTAGCGGTGGTGAGCTAGCAAGAAGTAAGAGACTCTCAGCAGCCTCAAACATATTCAGAACATCCAACAGACGTCGAGTACGAGGGGAACGGCCGATCTTCATCTTTCTAGAAACAAACAAAGAGAAGAAGAGGAACACTCACATATATAGGCACATAACTCCGGGAACTGGAAGGGCATGATTACCTGTCAGATGTCTTTTCAAAACGGCGCTATAGGAGCAAGCGTCATATCCCCATAAATAAGGCCTGACAAGCGCCACTACGAATCCCAAGATAAAAAGGAAATATACCAATTTTTACTGCAAACTGACGTCACCACACGTCAGGGCATGATTACAAGAGGGCAGATGATATGCTCTAAATTATACATATTTTTTGTATAAATATTTCCCTACTTTTGAGTATCTTTAGGGTGGTTTTTATTAAATATCACTCTCAGATGGTTTGTATTtgaattctaaaacttcaaagtGAGAGTGAGCTAAAAAGATGAATTTTTAGTAGTAAATTAACAAATGCATTAAAAAGAGAATGGTTGAATGGTATTaatgagaaaaagaaaagaatatGAAGTGGAGTTTAAAGGTTATTCAATATATTTAATGGTCATTAAAATTACATGTTCTATTATTTGTAGGTTGGACGTGCATTATTGTTGGGCAAAAGAACAACTTTGCATGAAGTTGTGATTGTGGGACTTTATACACAACAAGTATTATTCACGACAACATCAAGGTGGAAAGCAATAGTGGGCTTTTGAAACAAGTATAAGAGGATCCCTATTATTCGAGTATAGTGGGCCGCCCAAAAAAATGAGACAAGTGCCAGCCAATACTATTTTCGAATTCAGTGGGgaaggttttgtttttttttttttggggggctttgaaagaattttatgaaaaAGAAAAACCTAGGGATACGTGCATATATATAGAGGGGAATATCATTGTTTTGGAAAAAAAACGTGGAGGACAGAAGGCAAATTAGAAGTGACGGCAGGAAGCAAGTGGCGCAAAGGACAAGGCGAGCAGACTGCTGTTTTTGGCGCAAGAAAGAAGAAGCTTCTGGTTCAAGTTAACAGCATATTCGGTTCGTAAAGCATTGATTTTTTCGTATTTAATTTGTTTTGAACCATGTTTTCTTTCGTTTTCAGACCTTGTTTTGTTGATTTATTGAATATTATGAGTAGCTAAACTTCACAACTACCTAGATTTTGATGAACTAGATGATTGTAATGCATATTTGACATGATTTCggttatttgatgtgatttacataatttttcttgtattgatcttgatattgcatgttggtatattttgattgttttattagtcaataaattcagcggtttaggcatgaagaaattccccctagacttaggatttaatttaattcgtttttcttaggattttcgggttaggtattgtgttgagaaattgaccaagttgactaataattaaaatcaatatattaaaacttgcatcctcatcttgtgactcgaaagacgattaaggtgagctaggttattagctaatcattggtgggtagattgggtgaccgatagctcgggctcgtGTATTACATCATGGTtaaggtttcctaggatttcaGTTTTCaaggtttggtttggtttgcttTGCGTTTTTGGGATCTTCTCTTAACATAACTGtctctgaggtcaaaaggattctattttcataggatttggtatcgatagctcgagccggttcgttctagcacttcacatttagtcttgcttcttcatttgggacatctctagcggggggtcAATTGAGGGAGTAGGATATTTAACCATTGTCATTGTCAGAAtagcattgcatgattctagggattcgaAGCCTGGGTAGTTCTTTCTCATTATTGTCTGCTTCCTGTCACTTCACCAATCTTGCATGCTTGTTCTGTTATCTTGTTTACTCATTTTAGTAGAATTAGAAAAAACCccaaaaatacaaattaaaaccagttaagtaattagttaagtcagagtctagttagcgtcgctagtgtctcgtgggttcgatactcggacttcattaggctttac
Above is a window of Helianthus annuus cultivar XRQ/B chromosome 14, HanXRQr2.0-SUNRISE, whole genome shotgun sequence DNA encoding:
- the LOC110906792 gene encoding uncharacterized protein LOC110906792, with protein sequence MAEDSLFHSSDPRSEFEGFTTQNTQNNGHSDREIFSDLIIERSPAHWFNRCQAALNTIVIQITRSEVPNIRSGEKSNITILDPPTPCRGDIQSNRNIEIQFRNSSHQKVKPKQINMIQGGPSRRTNKRSYDQHWREQQVVFPVVPGGPQEERPVIITGIFGHYRTDYMFIDPGSSMDIIYEQCFKQLNPDDKARLKPVDFPLTGFCNEAVFPLGQIAFPVTLSDGEHSRTVTVNFMVMPATSHHDVLLGRRSQREFSMITSIPHAACGFPTETGVAILYSSKEVMYVDDEPPAKVVKRSASNEPEKWVLNKEYPEQTISLGHAISPTTRIQLKALLSNNKDIFAWCPADMTRVPRDIAQHCLNIKPSAEPVSQARRSFSEEKAKAMDEQVVELLNAGILREVKYHTWVANPVMVQMKEEDEDKTAFRTDKGIFCYTKMPFGLRNAGATYQRLMDTVFKSDTGKTIEVYMDDLVIMSHEEDSMLNNIQRTFDSLRSVNLKLNPTKCSFGMEKGKFLGFMVTREGFKVNPEKVQAIQQMPSPATIKEMQRLAGRLAALNRFLANHAAKSYPFISTLRNCGKKTPFQWTPEAEAAFKQMKECLIQLPTLIAPKEKEPLILYLSAAEVAVGAVLMVERENVQTPIYYISKMLTGPETRYSMIEKLVLALVHTSRRMRRYFSGHVITVLTNYHLGQILSKPDVAGRLAKWAIELGGYNIFYKPRPAIKGQVLADFATEVPIDKVQECEVIQNPTPVFDDRVWTLHTDGASNDGGAGAGLRLVSPDNHELTYAIRLDFQSTNNEAEYEAFLAGLRLALKMGARNLEANIDSKLVAEQVNGHYDAKGEAMALYLEQARMLISQFQTFRVNHINRSENKHADALSKLAATSFKHLAKEVRIEVLYNPSIHLKQVNVIEVGNPSWMSPIILYLQHGKLPEGKVEAQKLQHKAINYEMADGVLYRKSFMGPLLRCVDKTDAQYLVREIHEGLCGIHAGPRMVVAKIMNAGYYWPGMHMNAVDLIRRCAACQRHAPKTLRPKNPLVPVTSAWPFQQWGIDLVGPFPDAPGAVKFIIVAVDYFTKWVEAKALASTTAMVIRKFIWEHIICRFGLPLRIISDNGTNFASVDLQKWFKEMKIEHNFASVAHPQANGQVESINKQIVDGIKARLGTARRGWVDELPSILWAHRTMPKTSTGETPFSLVYGSEAVIPAEIGLPSPRMIAMEKQNNEHERRLDLDLLEERRENAAITEARYKSKLEKYYNARVRVCTFVPGDFVLRDNEASNAEKPGKLAPRWEGPYVINEVLGRGHILSKELTRL